The window CCAGCTCCGACTCGCCTTCGGGGAGATCGAACGGGTTCCTGTTAGCCTCGGCAAAAAGGCAGGTGAGAAATATCACGAACGCAAGGGGCTCTCTTGCAAAGTTCCAGTCCCAGAACTTGGTACCCTGAAGCAGTACTATCTCATCGAGCCTCACCGAACCTGCGTACATAATGACGCTTACGAGCGCCAGCCCCATCGCCACCTCGTAGCTTATCATCTGCGCCGAGGCCCTTAATCCGCCAAAAAGGGAATAGGCGCTGTTAGAGGACCAGCCGGCAAGAAGGACGCCGTAAACAGAAAGTGAGGCGATGGCCAAAATGTATATAAGGCCTATATTAATGTCGGCTATCTGAAAGGTGATGAGGTGATCTTTTATCATTAACGGGGCGGCAAGCGGTATCACCGCAGATGTCGCCACGACAACGAAGAAGACTATCATTGGAGCTACGACAAAAAGGACCTTGTCGGCCTTTGTGGGAATTATGTCCTCTTTGAAAAAGAGCTTCAAAACATCGGCGAAGTTATGAAAGAAGCCACCGCACTTGAAACCTAAGATGCTCGCACGGTTCGGGCCCCTTCTGTCCTGAATATAGGCCGCACCCTTTCTTTCCCACCAGATGAGGACGGGTATGAACGTAAGGATGATGGATGGTATCGCTATTACTTTTACTATATCGATAGCTAGGGTCATAAATTATATTGTCATTGCTTCGCCCGCAATGACACAAGCCAGTCTTTTATACTCCTTGCGTCGCCCTTTGGTTCGCAGGCCTTGCTAAATTCTTGCGACTCTCCCTTGAAATTAACGAACGTTCCGGAGCTTTCAACGAATGTCGCGCGCGGCAGGATCACATCTGCTCCCGGGACCGCATGCTCCATATCGTGAGTTATCTGAACTATCATGTTCCACTCAAATCCGACCGCTTTCAAGATAT of the Deltaproteobacteria bacterium CG11_big_fil_rev_8_21_14_0_20_49_13 genome contains:
- a CDS encoding NADH-quinone oxidoreductase subunit NuoH gives rise to the protein MTLAIDIVKVIAIPSIILTFIPVLIWWERKGAAYIQDRRGPNRASILGFKCGGFFHNFADVLKLFFKEDIIPTKADKVLFVVAPMIVFFVVVATSAVIPLAAPLMIKDHLITFQIADINIGLIYILAIASLSVYGVLLAGWSSNSAYSLFGGLRASAQMISYEVAMGLALVSVIMYAGSVRLDEIVLLQGTKFWDWNFAREPLAFVIFLTCLFAEANRNPFDLPEGESELVAGFHTEYSSMKFALFFMGEYAHMVVGSMILVSLFFGGWQIPFASTELLNGFLPSFVVPFLQIGCFITKTLFFCWFFIWVRWTLPRFRYDQLMGLGWKGMVPLAIINIIFTGLVLYAGATYFR